From a region of the Castor canadensis chromosome 7, mCasCan1.hap1v2, whole genome shotgun sequence genome:
- the Calhm2 gene encoding calcium homeostasis modulator protein 2 produces the protein MAALIAENFRFLSLFFKSKDVMIFNGLVALGTVGSQELFSVVAFHCPCSPARNYLYGLTAIGVPALALFLIGVMLNNHTWNLVAECQYRRAKNCSAAPNFLLLSSILGRAAVAPITWSVISLLRGEAYICALSEFVDPSSLTAGEEGFPPDHATEILARFPCGEGPANLSGFREEVSRRLKYESQLFGWLLIGVVAILVFLTKCLKHYCSPLSYRQEAYWAQYRTNEDQLFQRTAEVHSRVLAANNVRRFFGFVALNKDDEELVAKFPVEGTQPRPQWNAITGVYLYRENQGLPLYSRLHKWAQGLAGNGTAPDNVEMALIAS, from the exons ATGGCAGCCCTGATCGCAGAGAACTTCCGCTTCCTGTCACTCTTCTTTAAGAGCAAGGATGTGATGATTTTCAATGGGCTGGTGGCACTGGGTACAGTGGGCAGCCAGGAACTGTTCTCTGTGGTGGCCTTCCATTGTCCCTGCTCGCCGGCCAGGAACTACCTATATGGGCTGACAGCTATTGGAGTGCCTGCCCTGGCACTCTTTCTCATTGGTGTCATGCTCAACAACCACACTTGGAATCTAGTCGCTGAATGCCAGTATCGGAGAGCCAAGAACTGCTCAGCTGCCCCCAACTTCCTCCTCCTGAGCTCCATCCTGGGTCGTGCAGCTGTGGCCCCCATCACCTGGTCTGTCATCTCCCTGCTGCGCGGGGAGGCCTACATCTGTGCTCTCAGTGAGTTTGTGGATCCCTCCTCGCTCACAGCTGGGGAAGAAGGCTTCCCACCAGACCATGCCACAGAGATCCTGGCCAGATTTCCTTGCGGGGAGGGCCCTGCCAACCTGTCAGGCTTCCGGGAGGAGGTCAGCCGCAGGCTCAAGTATGAGTCCCAG CTCTTTGGGTGGCTGCTGATCGGTGTGGTGGCCATCCTGGTGTTCCTGACCAAGTGCCTCAAGCATTACTGCTCACCACTCAGCTACCGCCAGGAAGCCTACTGGGCACAGTACCGTACCAACGAGGACCAGCTGTTCCAGCGCACAGCAGAGGTGCACTCAAGGGTGCTTGCAGCCAACAATGTACGCCGCTTCTTTGGCTTTGTGGCACTCAACAAGGATGATGAGGAGCTGGTGGCCAAGTTCCCAGTAGAAGGCACACAGCCGCGGCCACAGTGGAATGCCATCACTGGTGTCTATTTGTACCGTGAGAACCAGGGCCTCCCACTCTACAGTCGCCTGCACAAGTGGGCCCAAGGTCTGGCAGGCAATGGAACAGCTCCTGACAATGTGGAGATGGCTCTGATTGCCTCCTAA